The following nucleotide sequence is from Drosophila takahashii strain IR98-3 E-12201 chromosome 3L, DtakHiC1v2, whole genome shotgun sequence.
TGCTGTCGAAATAAATAGAGATGGTGAGGtacaattattataattatgtcCCTTTAAggtacttttaatttaataatatttaatgtttatttatttgcagtGAAGAGCTGCAAGGCTGCCTGGAAGTCATTGAGGGACAGCTATAAGTATTTTCGCAACTTAAAACAGGAAAAAGGTGAAAATTCGGAAGAAAATTCCTCTGTGAATTGGAAATTTGCGGAAAACATGGCCTTTTTGCCGAACCTAACCACATCACAGCGGTAGGATGTTCTTTggaatttagaatttttttttatatttatttcgattAATCGGTTTTCATACAGGATAAAGAGTTCTACGTTTACTAAGGAAGAGGCCTCAAAGGATCAGAATCAAGATCAGGAACCAAAGTACTCGCATCAAAAGGATTTCTTGGACTCCAAGTTATCGGGTTCCGATGAAGAAGACAGTATCCTAGAAGAAGTAGAAAACGAATTAAACAACGGTTTATCTGACAATGATTTAAGCGACAACTTTAATGTAAGACTTCACTTCCCATTAGTTATACAAAATAATCTAGAATTTCATGAATCACAGGACACAAATTGGCCTTCCAAAAAAAGGAGATATGATCCTCCATCGCCAGCGTCATCGTCACCATCACAATCTCCAACTCCTGGTCAAAAAATGTGCGATATATTAAGTAAACTCCTCCAGAATCAGCACCAAAATCCGAATGTTACGAAGAGACCTATTTTCGACTACTGGGAGTCGCTTCTTAGTAAAATGCCGCCAGAGATCGCGGATGTGGTTGAACAAAAGATGACTAAACTTTTGTGGGCCGAACAGGCGGCTTTAAAAAAGTAGATATTGATTAATACTCCTAATAAGTCCATGCATTTAGATTATGTgggtagaaaataatttttattttgtaaaagaaATGTTCTCAGGTTTTTTTactgttaaattaatttaattttttaatttctgtcATATTCCATTTGTTTTTAAGAATCCAAAGTTGAGTTAAGctgttatttaataaatacaaacctTAGTCAAGATCTTTATTCACTCTTCATACTAATGTTAAGATATTCCTTCAAGTTATTACGATAATCCTTGCAGATATCAAGAGGTCTTCCTCGCCTGCAGGGTTTCAATTCAGTCATAGTAGTATTCGGCGGAATGACAGAATCCGGGGTTATCGAGTAGGTTTTGGGACTTTCCCTCATTAGAAAATTATGGAGGAAACAACAAGCGGCGATAATCTTTTGAGCTTCAATTGGATCGTCGGGCAAAGGACGATGGAAAGCCATCCACCTGGCGCTCATTATAGCAAATGCATTCTCTATGCAACGAAGAATCTCGCTTAGTTTAGAATTAAAGAATTCCTCTTTCGCATCGAGGCGTTTTTGGCCACTATATGGCTTTATGAGATGATTGTGCAGGGGAAATGCTTCACCGCCGGCTATGAAATAAGGAACTTTCTCtccatttaaaatgctatCCTCCGGGAAGGGCAGATTTTCCGATAATAGGGCTTTTCCCAGCTCACTGTGGGTGAAGGCATACCGATCCCCTGCACTTCCAAAATCACCAGCATCTATATAGGTAAACCTATAGGAAGCATCGCAAATGGCCACAATAACAATTGAATGGAAGCCCTGAAATTCAAAGATTTTATGTATAATAAGATCTGGAATTATATGGATAAGTAAAATACCTTATAATTAAGAAACAGATCTTCACTATTGGCTGGTTTCTTTATAGCCACATGCTTACCGCCCACAACTCCCAGGCAATTGGGAAACTGAAACttgtcatcaaattccttggACCATTTGAGCATATTTTCGGTAGTCCACTTGGGGAATTCGTCCTTCAATCCTTTCAAAATACCATTGCAGACTTTTTGCACAATTGATCTTAAATCATCTGTGTCGATGCCATATTTATGGCCAGCATATCGATTTAAGTCTCCTGTGGCCAGGAAtctaataaagtaaattatataaaatacatagATATGTAACAATgaataatattactgtaatACGATGCCCAATTCGACTTTCGGAGGTATGGGAATATCATGGGGATCTGAATTCCTCTTTAAGACAAGGTGTTTCTCTACCAATCCAAAGAGCGCATTGAAATGGTTTTCTGTCATGTAAAAGCGGTCAAAAAACAAAGTTGGACTTTTCAACAAGTTTTTAAactgtaaaaataatacaagatGCTCTTAGTTTCTTATATCTTTAAATCTCAACAATAATACCCACGTTTTTAGGACCTCTTTCCTTTAAATATGGTCTCAACCGATTGTTGCGGCGCAGTTGCTTTATTCGGGCCATTTTTTTCTCCTCCTCAAGCGCCACATAGCAAGCGACAAATCCAACCGCAAATGCAATAGTTCCTTGCATTgaattcattattattattgtttaattcTCCCGCTCATTTATAGAAATTACTTTGCTGACTTTGTTCACTTTGTTTTGTCAACAAACGCAGCTGAGAAGGAGCGAATTGCATAAAAACTTTGGTCACACTGAAACggggaataatttttttaaagtgcgcCAATAAtcgaaaaattgttaaattaaaagttacgTTAAAGAATCAATAAATCAGTATAAAAAACAccgaaaaaatgttgttgaatttatcgattaaaaaaaatacttcgaCAATAAATGGAAAGACCATTCGTTGTACttgttgaattttaaaacaacGGTGATTAgataattgatttttgtgaaacaaaaaaaaaactcaattaGATACTTCAAACTTATCAAGAATTCCCTTAATTATTTCACTGTCTTAAAAAATCCATATGTGGATAAAAGCTGGGCACAtttcggggaacttttttttttattttcaatttaatgtcATCTTTCAAGTGTGATTTGGATGGGCATTGTTAAATTTATCGCCATGAGACCCGAGAGCTTGAACAATATCAC
It contains:
- the LOC138912828 gene encoding putative nuclease HARBI1 isoform X2; the encoded protein is MARIKQLRRNNRLRPYLKERGPKNFKNLLKSPTLFFDRFYMTENHFNALFGLVEKHLVLKRNSDPHDIPIPPKVELGIVLQFLATGDLNRYAGHKYGIDTDDLRSIVQKVCNGILKGLKDEFPKWTTENMLKWSKEFDDKFQFPNCLGVVGGKHVAIKKPANSEDLFLNYKGFHSIVIVAICDASYRFTYIDAGDFGSAGDRYAFTHSELGKALLSENLPFPEDSILNGEKVPYFIAGGEAFPLHNHLIKPYSGQKRLDAKEEFFNSKLSEILRCIENAFAIMSARWMAFHRPLPDDPIEAQKIIAACCFLHNFLMRESPKTYSITPDSVIPPNTTMTELKPCRRGRPLDICKDYRNNLKEYLNISMKSE
- the LOC108061916 gene encoding uncharacterized protein, producing MNGANKRTRRSRLQAFKAEDKVMLIHAVQIKPILWDTNHKKHFHGPLLNQAWDKVAVEINRDVKSCKAAWKSLRDSYKYFRNLKQEKGENSEENSSVNWKFAENMAFLPNLTTSQRIKSSTFTKEEASKDQNQDQEPKYSHQKDFLDSKLSGSDEEDSILEEVENELNNGLSDNDLSDNFNDTNWPSKKRRYDPPSPASSSPSQSPTPGQKMCDILSKLLQNQHQNPNVTKRPIFDYWESLLSKMPPEIADVVEQKMTKLLWAEQAALKK
- the LOC138912828 gene encoding putative nuclease HARBI1 isoform X1, with the protein product MQFAPSQLRLLTKQSEQSQQRTIAFAVGFVACYVALEEEKKMARIKQLRRNNRLRPYLKERGPKNFKNLLKSPTLFFDRFYMTENHFNALFGLVEKHLVLKRNSDPHDIPIPPKVELGIVLQFLATGDLNRYAGHKYGIDTDDLRSIVQKVCNGILKGLKDEFPKWTTENMLKWSKEFDDKFQFPNCLGVVGGKHVAIKKPANSEDLFLNYKGFHSIVIVAICDASYRFTYIDAGDFGSAGDRYAFTHSELGKALLSENLPFPEDSILNGEKVPYFIAGGEAFPLHNHLIKPYSGQKRLDAKEEFFNSKLSEILRCIENAFAIMSARWMAFHRPLPDDPIEAQKIIAACCFLHNFLMRESPKTYSITPDSVIPPNTTMTELKPCRRGRPLDICKDYRNNLKEYLNISMKSE